The following coding sequences are from one Desulfuromonas sp. TF window:
- a CDS encoding sigma-54 dependent transcriptional regulator has protein sequence MSEPGGGKVLLVDDEPNALRVLSAILSQEGYETCQAKSVAEAMKRLSSDLDAAITDMRMPDRDGMQFFEYVNQHFPDLPVIFLTAYGTVDSAVQAMTRGAFYYVIKPPDYAALKGILARAVTQRRLKREVEQLKSRLAAQDRISPINGKTPAMQRVLKQVVAIRDSECSVLVCGDTGTGKELIARALHFQSSRKSQPFVAVNCAAIPGQLIESELFGYEKGAFTGALRNRIGRVEEASGGTLFLDEIGELELSVQAKLLRVLQEKEIVRLGSNRKVKVDFRLISSTNRDLAFEVQSGNFREDLFYRLNVVKIDLPPLRERRDDIPFLVSEFLSEFCARENKTLTISGEVLQVIQDHSWPGNIRQLRNIVERAVVLAQGPEITIQELPQEFSLTSPRRPSSEQVRTLKEMEVQAVRQALEQCGGNKSNAAKMLGFSRKSLYKRLREFGIS, from the coding sequence ATGAGCGAACCTGGCGGCGGGAAGGTACTGCTGGTCGATGATGAGCCCAACGCGCTGCGAGTTCTGTCCGCCATCCTGAGTCAGGAGGGCTATGAGACCTGTCAGGCTAAAAGCGTCGCGGAGGCGATGAAAAGGCTCTCCAGCGACCTGGATGCCGCCATCACAGACATGCGGATGCCGGACAGGGACGGGATGCAGTTTTTCGAGTACGTGAACCAGCATTTCCCCGATCTGCCGGTCATTTTCCTGACCGCCTACGGCACGGTCGACTCGGCGGTCCAGGCCATGACCCGGGGGGCATTCTACTATGTCATCAAGCCCCCAGACTATGCCGCTCTCAAGGGGATCCTGGCCCGGGCGGTGACGCAGCGGCGTCTGAAGCGGGAGGTGGAGCAGCTGAAAAGCCGCCTTGCGGCCCAAGACAGAATATCCCCGATCAACGGCAAGACCCCGGCCATGCAGAGGGTTCTCAAGCAGGTCGTCGCGATCCGCGATTCCGAGTGCAGCGTCCTCGTCTGCGGCGATACCGGAACCGGCAAGGAGCTGATCGCTCGGGCCCTGCATTTTCAAAGTTCCCGGAAAAGCCAGCCCTTCGTCGCGGTAAACTGCGCCGCCATTCCCGGACAGCTGATCGAGTCGGAGTTGTTCGGCTACGAGAAGGGGGCCTTTACCGGCGCACTGAGGAACCGAATCGGCCGGGTGGAGGAAGCCTCCGGCGGCACCCTCTTTCTCGACGAGATCGGCGAACTGGAACTATCGGTACAGGCCAAGCTCCTCCGGGTTCTGCAGGAGAAGGAGATCGTGCGGCTTGGCAGCAATCGGAAGGTCAAGGTCGACTTCCGCCTCATCTCCTCCACCAATCGGGACCTCGCTTTCGAGGTGCAGTCGGGCAACTTCCGGGAGGATCTCTTCTACCGGCTCAACGTGGTGAAGATCGATCTTCCCCCCCTGCGCGAGCGCCGGGACGACATTCCCTTCCTGGTCTCTGAGTTTCTAAGCGAGTTCTGTGCCCGGGAAAACAAAACGCTCACCATTTCCGGGGAGGTTCTGCAGGTCATTCAAGATCACTCCTGGCCGGGGAACATACGCCAGCTTCGCAATATCGTCGAACGGGCGGTTGTTCTTGCTCAGGGGCCGGAGATCACGATACAGGAGCTGCCACAGGAGTTCTCTCTCACGTCCCCGAGGAGACCCTCTTCCGAGCAGGTCAGAACTCTGAAGGAAATGGAGGTCCAGGCCGTTCGGCAAGCCCTGGAACAGTGCGGCGGCAACAAGTCGAATGCTGCCAAGATGCTCGGCTTCTCCCGCAAATCCTTATATAAAAGGCTTCGGGAATTCGGAATATCGTAA
- a CDS encoding PEP-CTERM sorting domain-containing protein, translating into MKKAILSVALLAAGLFLYSMPAQAVQLLSEDFTGVTIADSLSVNLVTATTTDDNLNTWIDFPNSDRWAINTTNPYGTGDIAQHLVQDPDQTNIMFYAFENPCTDGGTLTLDFDYILTSARGTVTILGMNYGTHDLQPFLPIVDGVDGVFLLNETLSTTTNSLTSAHFETFVAGLGDYDVLAFGITMGGGGGYRFIDNIELNCAPVPEPSTLLLLGAGLAGLAGVTWRRRRNG; encoded by the coding sequence ATGAAAAAAGCAATCTTATCAGTTGCTTTGCTGGCGGCAGGATTGTTTCTGTACAGCATGCCGGCTCAAGCCGTTCAGTTGTTGAGCGAGGATTTTACAGGGGTAACGATCGCCGACAGTCTGAGCGTCAACCTTGTCACCGCAACCACCACTGACGACAACCTGAATACGTGGATCGATTTCCCTAATTCAGATCGATGGGCCATAAATACCACGAATCCGTATGGAACGGGTGATATTGCCCAGCATTTGGTTCAGGATCCGGACCAAACCAATATTATGTTCTACGCCTTCGAGAACCCTTGCACCGATGGGGGAACGCTAACCCTGGATTTCGACTATATCCTAACTTCCGCCAGGGGGACCGTCACAATCCTGGGCATGAATTACGGTACGCATGACCTTCAGCCTTTTCTCCCGATTGTGGACGGCGTAGACGGGGTCTTCCTCCTTAATGAAACGCTGAGTACCACGACTAATTCCCTCACCTCTGCCCATTTCGAAACGTTCGTTGCCGGCTTGGGCGATTACGATGTCCTTGCCTTTGGAATCACCATGGGAGGAGGAGGCGGATATCGCTTCATCGATAACATTGAGCTGAACTGCGCCCCCGTCCCCGAACCCAGCACGCTGCTCCTCCTCGGCGCAGGCCTGGCCGGCCTTGCGGGGGTGACCTGGAGACGGCGTAGGAATGGGTAA
- a CDS encoding TIGR03013 family XrtA/PEP-CTERM system glycosyltransferase → MSKTLIILLVGDFLLALLTNSCFLLPGIQSGGGEISTAGVLSLSAFASVPVLTTYFSGLYSDDKGFQVKEILLRIAASLSAAYILLLLIFHLFLSATITPESLLLVLAAFGVFQFIWHNRFFLLLRIPGVARKVLVIGVGPQALNIEKMLWETNHNFVLAGFIQLAGEASVIPAAHILGQGEDLVETAIRERIHKIVVSLSERRGVLPVRDVLKCKLNGIAVVDGLSFYEQVTGKLMIENINPSWFIFSDGFRMSPFMHFYKRGFDLLFALFGILIFLPLLPLLALLIRLDSPGPVLFRQTRVGEKDRHFTLYKFRTMREDAERLTGAVWAQKDDPRVTSVGRIIRKTRLDELPQLFNVLKGDMSFVGPRPERPEFVDALMEKIPYYSSRHCVKPGITGWAQVRYPYGASEEDALEKLRYDLYYIKNYSLWLEFLIILETVKVVLFAKGGR, encoded by the coding sequence ATGAGCAAGACATTAATCATCCTGCTGGTCGGGGACTTTCTGTTGGCGCTCCTTACCAACTCCTGCTTTCTGCTGCCAGGCATCCAATCCGGCGGCGGGGAAATTTCGACAGCCGGTGTCCTGAGCCTTTCCGCCTTTGCCTCGGTCCCGGTTCTCACCACCTACTTTTCCGGTCTCTACAGCGACGATAAGGGCTTTCAGGTCAAGGAAATCCTGTTGCGGATCGCTGCCTCACTATCAGCTGCGTACATCCTGCTTCTCCTCATCTTCCACCTTTTCCTCTCGGCAACGATTACGCCGGAGTCGCTGCTTCTTGTCCTGGCCGCTTTCGGAGTCTTCCAGTTCATCTGGCACAACCGCTTTTTCCTGCTCCTCCGAATCCCGGGAGTGGCGCGAAAGGTCCTGGTAATCGGGGTGGGGCCCCAGGCCCTCAATATTGAAAAGATGCTCTGGGAGACCAACCACAATTTCGTTCTGGCCGGCTTCATCCAACTGGCCGGGGAGGCGTCGGTCATTCCCGCCGCTCATATCCTCGGCCAGGGGGAGGATCTGGTGGAGACCGCCATCCGGGAGCGGATCCACAAGATCGTCGTCTCCCTCTCCGAGCGGCGCGGGGTCCTGCCGGTGCGCGACGTCCTCAAATGCAAGCTGAACGGTATCGCCGTCGTCGACGGCCTCTCCTTCTACGAGCAGGTGACCGGCAAGCTGATGATCGAGAACATTAACCCGAGTTGGTTCATTTTCTCCGACGGTTTCCGCATGAGCCCTTTCATGCACTTCTACAAGCGGGGCTTCGACCTCTTATTCGCCCTCTTCGGAATTCTCATCTTTCTGCCGCTCCTTCCCCTCCTGGCATTGCTGATCAGGCTCGACTCGCCCGGGCCCGTTCTCTTCCGTCAGACCAGGGTCGGGGAGAAGGACCGGCATTTCACCCTGTATAAGTTCCGTACCATGCGCGAGGATGCCGAAAGGCTGACCGGCGCAGTCTGGGCGCAGAAGGATGATCCCCGGGTCACCAGCGTGGGGCGAATCATCCGCAAGACCCGTCTCGATGAGCTTCCCCAGCTCTTCAACGTCCTAAAGGGTGATATGAGCTTCGTCGGCCCCCGGCCGGAACGACCGGAGTTCGTCGATGCGCTCATGGAGAAAATCCCCTACTACTCAAGCCGTCACTGCGTCAAGCCCGGCATCACCGGCTGGGCCCAGGTCCGCTACCCCTACGGAGCTTCGGAAGAGGACGCCCTGGAGAAGCTGCGGTACGACCTTTACTACATCAAAAATTATTCCCTGTGGCTGGAGTTTCTGATCATCCTCGAAACGGTCAAGGTGGTCCTTTTCGCCAAGGGAGGGAGGTAA
- the prsT gene encoding XrtA/PEP-CTERM system TPR-repeat protein PrsT: MSKIKSFKKVFCLALLLLLVSGCRSQTKEELLREGMNLIKEGNLKGSVVLLKNALEKDPNYIEARYELAKVYLRSGIYERAEREFLKVQMQGATLPDLPLEMAELYLQTQKPDQAIAQVLEFLESRSETAVAADLLGQAHLQRQEIKSAEQCFRRAMQLDPNDASPRLHLAGLLIHQDVAAARNLLEELLQQDDRNKGAHYLLAQLETSVGDYGRALQLYQRLCEIDPEDPQAVYMTGLFKLQRGELDEGEKIADDMLKRWPKLFHGPLLKGMARFQRGDLNGAVADLQTSLQTGQSLLAYYFLGLSYYQLDKLELALSQFQKMIDLRPDAIKARMMVATTLLRQQREDDAITEVKRVLQLDPENGAAYSLLGSALMTQGKVVEAMSAFERATELDPALIDAHIKKGLFHASRGDLPEAEEEIAAALDAAPEILDTRMLLATNYLRQKNFTAAEKTLKEGLDGKSSDAILYNYLAASSFARKDPEAAVDYLQKAKKANPDFFAAYYNLASYYAAQRKYDSALEEYGAVLEKNPGDLKALIQSGLLYELSGKEEQALTAFLKAREIGKAEGAMALAQYHLGKKRNELALQVLDEARKSYPAELGILEYRGKVLLNLNRYEEAERIFGELEKVAPGRWVPFMVETYLRSGNLSRAESLAREMTEREPASPQGFLLLAQTHERQKDLDKALEVLRKGLSGNPGDPQIPLRIGGIHERKGELERARKVYEDILEKFPRYHPSLFALGAIDDRLGNRQLAERRYREVLKVAANFTPALNNLAYVLAENGSSEEALELAMRAYRNEPGNPGIADTLGFVLLKNGRAEEACQLLEKAAAGLPDNPTVCYHLALSYQEVGKRGEAVEWLKKALTLGDFPEMKQAQALLKKTHLLVEGS, translated from the coding sequence TTGTCTAAAATCAAATCGTTTAAAAAAGTCTTCTGCCTGGCTCTGTTGCTGCTCCTCGTGTCCGGCTGCCGCAGCCAAACCAAGGAGGAACTTCTGCGGGAGGGGATGAACCTCATCAAAGAGGGAAACCTGAAAGGTTCGGTGGTTTTGCTCAAGAACGCCCTCGAGAAGGATCCCAACTACATCGAGGCCAGATACGAGCTGGCCAAGGTCTATCTGCGCAGCGGCATTTACGAAAGGGCGGAGAGGGAATTCCTGAAGGTCCAGATGCAGGGAGCGACTCTTCCCGATCTCCCGCTGGAGATGGCCGAGCTCTACCTGCAGACCCAAAAGCCGGACCAGGCCATTGCCCAGGTGTTGGAATTCCTGGAAAGCCGTTCCGAAACGGCCGTGGCCGCCGACCTGCTCGGTCAGGCTCATCTCCAGAGGCAGGAAATCAAATCGGCCGAGCAATGCTTCCGGCGTGCGATGCAGCTTGATCCGAACGACGCTTCGCCACGGCTTCACCTCGCCGGCCTGCTGATCCATCAGGATGTGGCTGCGGCTCGGAACCTGTTGGAGGAACTCCTGCAGCAGGACGACAGGAACAAGGGTGCTCACTACCTGCTCGCGCAGCTCGAAACTTCGGTGGGTGACTACGGCCGTGCCCTGCAACTCTATCAACGGCTGTGTGAGATCGACCCTGAGGACCCTCAGGCTGTCTATATGACCGGCCTGTTCAAGCTCCAGCGCGGAGAACTGGACGAGGGGGAAAAGATTGCCGACGACATGCTCAAGCGCTGGCCCAAGCTCTTTCACGGCCCCCTGCTCAAAGGCATGGCACGCTTTCAGCGAGGCGACTTGAACGGGGCGGTCGCCGATCTGCAGACCTCGCTTCAGACCGGTCAAAGCCTGCTTGCCTACTACTTTCTAGGCCTCAGCTACTACCAACTGGACAAACTGGAGCTGGCTCTGAGCCAATTTCAGAAGATGATCGACCTGCGGCCCGACGCCATCAAGGCTCGGATGATGGTGGCCACCACCCTTCTCAGGCAGCAGCGGGAAGACGACGCCATCACCGAGGTGAAGAGGGTTCTGCAGCTTGACCCTGAAAACGGGGCCGCCTACAGCCTTCTCGGCAGCGCCTTGATGACCCAAGGGAAGGTGGTTGAGGCGATGAGCGCCTTCGAGCGGGCTACCGAACTCGATCCGGCCCTGATCGACGCCCACATCAAGAAAGGCCTGTTCCATGCTTCCCGAGGTGATCTTCCGGAAGCGGAGGAGGAGATCGCCGCCGCACTGGACGCGGCGCCCGAGATCCTCGATACCAGGATGCTTCTCGCCACCAATTACCTGCGGCAGAAAAACTTCACCGCCGCCGAAAAGACTCTCAAGGAAGGACTGGATGGCAAGAGTTCCGACGCCATCCTCTATAACTATCTCGCCGCTTCCTCCTTCGCCCGAAAAGATCCGGAGGCGGCCGTCGATTACCTGCAGAAAGCAAAGAAGGCAAATCCGGATTTCTTCGCCGCCTATTACAATCTGGCCTCCTACTACGCCGCACAGAGAAAATACGACAGCGCGCTGGAAGAGTATGGCGCTGTTCTCGAGAAGAACCCCGGCGACCTGAAAGCTCTCATCCAGTCGGGACTTCTCTATGAGTTGAGCGGCAAGGAGGAGCAGGCCCTGACTGCCTTCCTGAAGGCAAGGGAAATCGGGAAGGCAGAGGGGGCCATGGCTCTTGCCCAATACCATCTCGGCAAGAAGAGGAACGAGTTGGCTTTACAGGTCCTGGATGAAGCGCGGAAGTCGTATCCGGCCGAGCTCGGAATCCTGGAGTACCGTGGGAAGGTCCTGTTGAATCTGAACAGATACGAAGAGGCGGAGAGGATCTTCGGTGAGCTTGAAAAAGTGGCGCCGGGCAGGTGGGTGCCGTTTATGGTGGAAACCTACCTGCGCAGCGGCAACCTGAGCCGGGCGGAATCGCTGGCCCGGGAGATGACGGAAAGAGAGCCCGCCTCGCCCCAGGGGTTCCTCCTTCTGGCCCAGACCCATGAGCGGCAGAAGGACCTGGACAAAGCCCTGGAGGTTCTGCGGAAGGGGCTTTCCGGCAACCCGGGGGATCCTCAGATTCCGCTGCGGATCGGGGGCATCCATGAGAGAAAAGGGGAACTCGAGCGGGCCCGGAAGGTCTATGAAGATATCCTCGAGAAATTCCCCCGCTATCATCCCTCTCTCTTCGCCCTTGGCGCCATCGATGATCGTCTGGGAAACCGGCAGCTGGCGGAACGGCGGTACAGGGAGGTGCTGAAGGTCGCGGCCAATTTCACGCCGGCTCTCAACAACCTCGCTTATGTTCTGGCCGAAAACGGCAGCAGTGAGGAGGCCCTGGAGCTGGCAATGCGTGCCTATCGAAACGAGCCTGGAAATCCCGGGATTGCCGATACTCTGGGCTTTGTCCTGCTGAAGAACGGCCGGGCCGAGGAGGCATGCCAGCTGCTGGAGAAGGCGGCGGCCGGACTTCCGGATAACCCCACGGTCTGCTACCACCTGGCCCTCTCCTATCAGGAAGTCGGCAAAAGGGGAGAGGCGGTCGAGTGGCTGAAGAAGGCCCTGACCCTGGGGGATTTCCCGGAGATGAAGCAGGCTCAAGCCCTGCTCAAGAAAACGCATCTCCTGGTCGAGGGGAGTTGA
- a CDS encoding nitrogen regulation protein NR(II) — MSSFDFTVDRQLRVVGINRGLEIARTDSSESFLGHLYHEVLPLIFYDGAEAVGQVVLNGQALTLKDHRIACWHQHSYADIDISPLLDGAGKTTGACVNITLREGCSLVAHLKKSQHLIEIGKNAAILSHGVRNPLNAIKGAVVYLKNRYSQEATLLEFTRIMEEEISQLDRFITGFLSGSAGEAEKRSTDLNELLKKIEKLISLQARTSGIELAFRYGKTLPLKIDSFQIEHAILNVINNALNALSPGGRIMVESRAEVTEGASFMAVEISDNGPGISGGTDENYLSPLQESARSRGKGFGLFITREILQHHGGKLELTSRKNQGTTVRLVLPAAEGNHIL, encoded by the coding sequence GTGAGTTCTTTTGATTTTACCGTTGACCGGCAATTACGGGTTGTCGGCATAAACAGGGGGTTGGAAATAGCCAGGACCGATTCTTCGGAGTCGTTTCTGGGACATCTCTATCACGAAGTACTGCCCCTGATTTTTTACGACGGCGCCGAGGCGGTCGGCCAAGTTGTTCTCAACGGCCAAGCTCTCACCTTGAAGGACCACCGCATCGCCTGTTGGCACCAACATTCCTATGCCGATATCGACATCAGCCCTCTTCTCGACGGCGCCGGCAAGACCACCGGTGCCTGTGTGAACATCACGCTGCGTGAAGGTTGCAGCCTGGTTGCCCACCTTAAAAAATCCCAGCACCTGATCGAAATCGGCAAGAACGCCGCCATTCTTTCACACGGTGTAAGGAATCCGCTTAATGCCATCAAGGGAGCGGTGGTTTATTTAAAGAACCGCTACAGCCAGGAAGCTACCCTGCTCGAGTTCACCCGGATCATGGAGGAAGAGATCTCCCAACTCGACCGCTTCATCACCGGTTTTCTCAGCGGCTCGGCCGGCGAAGCGGAGAAACGGAGCACCGACCTCAATGAACTGCTGAAGAAGATCGAAAAACTCATCTCCCTGCAAGCCAGGACCTCCGGCATCGAACTCGCCTTCCGTTATGGAAAAACCCTCCCCTTGAAGATCGATTCCTTTCAGATCGAGCACGCGATCCTCAACGTGATCAATAACGCCCTCAATGCCCTCTCCCCCGGCGGCAGGATCATGGTTGAGAGTCGCGCCGAGGTGACGGAGGGAGCTTCTTTCATGGCGGTGGAGATCTCCGACAACGGCCCCGGGATTTCTGGAGGGACCGATGAGAACTACCTGTCCCCGCTGCAGGAGTCGGCGCGTAGCCGTGGAAAGGGGTTCGGGTTGTTCATTACTCGTGAGATCCTTCAGCATCACGGAGGGAAGCTGGAATTAACGAGCCGGAAAAATCAAGGTACCACGGTCAGGCTGGTGCTGCCGGCAGCAGAGGGGAATCACATATTATGA
- a CDS encoding polysaccharide biosynthesis/export family protein: protein MRFLSVLVFVLFLSVTAAAGDYLIGDGDILHVSVWGVPELSGAVTVRPDGKITLPAAGDVQATGLAPSKLGEKLTDVLGDFVKKPIVTVTVNGITNNRVYVSGGGVPAGVHSLPGRTTLFKFLCSLGSLEDADLHHAYLLRDMKKLEVDFYTLFLEGDFAQDVELRSEDILFIPEDRFNNVYILGAVKEPKFLLFREGMRILDAILEAGGFTEYAKENAVTILRKDGSRVRVKVGDLMKGKDVAFNLHLKPGDYVTVEEGLF from the coding sequence ATGCGGTTTCTATCGGTTCTTGTTTTTGTTCTGTTCCTCAGCGTTACCGCCGCGGCCGGCGACTATCTGATCGGTGACGGCGATATTTTACATGTTTCGGTCTGGGGGGTGCCGGAGCTGAGCGGCGCGGTGACCGTCCGCCCGGACGGGAAGATCACTCTGCCCGCGGCGGGGGATGTTCAGGCCACCGGCCTGGCGCCTTCAAAACTTGGCGAAAAGCTCACCGATGTGCTTGGAGACTTCGTCAAGAAGCCGATTGTCACGGTGACAGTCAATGGCATCACCAACAACCGGGTCTACGTCTCCGGCGGCGGAGTTCCCGCCGGCGTGCACAGCCTCCCCGGGCGCACCACGCTGTTCAAGTTTCTCTGCAGCTTGGGATCGCTGGAAGATGCCGATCTGCACCACGCCTATCTCCTGAGGGACATGAAGAAGCTGGAGGTCGATTTCTACACCCTTTTCCTCGAGGGGGACTTTGCTCAAGACGTCGAACTTCGATCCGAAGACATTCTCTTCATTCCGGAGGACCGGTTCAACAACGTCTATATTTTGGGGGCGGTCAAGGAGCCGAAGTTCCTCCTGTTCCGGGAAGGGATGCGAATCCTCGACGCCATCCTTGAGGCTGGTGGGTTCACTGAATACGCCAAGGAGAACGCGGTGACAATCCTCCGCAAGGACGGAAGTCGTGTGCGGGTCAAGGTTGGCGACCTGATGAAGGGGAAGGATGTCGCCTTTAACCTGCACCTGAAGCCGGGAGACTACGTGACAGTCGAGGAAGGGCTTTTCTGA